In the Dioscorea cayenensis subsp. rotundata cultivar TDr96_F1 chromosome 12, TDr96_F1_v2_PseudoChromosome.rev07_lg8_w22 25.fasta, whole genome shotgun sequence genome, one interval contains:
- the LOC120273983 gene encoding uncharacterized protein LOC120273983 isoform X2, translating into MNFRPSNKKRFKAICKKGCPFYLWAAPMIKDHNTIQIKSGILKHECTRDHNVRHVSAKWVAEHYLDQFRADPGWLVAGIMQAVKKNQQVNITRLKAWRAKSIAKSLLDGDECEQIKSLYDYRLEILRTNPGSTVMFKCNEGIFRGMYLCLGPLKAGFMAGCRPIISVDGCWLKGQFGGQLLSAVGVDANDCIYPIAWAVVDKENYDNWRWFLELLAIDLEINNGHGFAFMSDRQKGETNTKLYAMMANLW; encoded by the exons ATGAATTTTAGGCCCAGTAACAAGAAGAGGTTCAAGGCTATTTGCAAGAAAGGATGTCCTTTCTATTTATGGGCAGCTCCTATGATTAAAGACCACAACACTATACAAATAAAATCTGGAATCCTCAAACATGAGTGCACTAGGGATCACAATGTGAGGCATGTTAGTGCAAAATGGGTTGCTGAGCATTATTTGGATCAATTCAGGGCAGATCCAGGCTGGTTAGTAGCAGGCATCATGCAAGCTGTGAAGAAAAATCAGCAAGTTAACATTACAAGACTAAAGGCTTGGAGGGCAAAAAGTATTGCAAAAAG CCTATTGGATGGTGATGAATGTGAGCAGATCAAGAGTTTATATGATTATAGGCTTGAAATCCTGCGGACAAATCCAGGCTCCACTGTAATGTTCAAGTGTAATGAAGGCATATTTCGAGGTATGTACCTTTGCTTGGGTCCATTGAAGGCAGGTTTCATGGCAGGATGCAGGCCGATTATTTCTGTAGATGGTTGCTGGCTCAAGGGACAGTTTGGAGGACAACTGCTCTCAGCTGTGGGagtagatgcaaatgattgcatctatcccatagcATGGGCTGTGGTGGATAAAGAAAACTACGATAACTGGAGATGGTTCCTAGAGCTACTGGCAATAGATTTGGAAATTAATAACGGTCATGGATTTGCTTTTATGAGTGATAGACAAAAG GGGGAGACCAATACCAAATTATATGCAATGATGGCCAATTTGTGGtga
- the LOC120273983 gene encoding uncharacterized protein LOC120273983 isoform X1: MNFRPSNKKRFKAICKKGCPFYLWAAPMIKDHNTIQIKSGILKHECTRDHNVRHVSAKWVAEHYLDQFRADPGWLVAGIMQAVKKNQQVNITRLKAWRAKSIAKSLLDGDECEQIKSLYDYRLEILRTNPGSTVMFKCNEGIFRGMYLCLGPLKAGFMAGCRPIISVDGCWLKGQFGGQLLSAVGVDANDCIYPIAWAVVDKENYDNWRWFLELLAIDLEINNGHGFAFMSDRQKVRFPNTLCSDICNVLQICQ; encoded by the exons ATGAATTTTAGGCCCAGTAACAAGAAGAGGTTCAAGGCTATTTGCAAGAAAGGATGTCCTTTCTATTTATGGGCAGCTCCTATGATTAAAGACCACAACACTATACAAATAAAATCTGGAATCCTCAAACATGAGTGCACTAGGGATCACAATGTGAGGCATGTTAGTGCAAAATGGGTTGCTGAGCATTATTTGGATCAATTCAGGGCAGATCCAGGCTGGTTAGTAGCAGGCATCATGCAAGCTGTGAAGAAAAATCAGCAAGTTAACATTACAAGACTAAAGGCTTGGAGGGCAAAAAGTATTGCAAAAAG CCTATTGGATGGTGATGAATGTGAGCAGATCAAGAGTTTATATGATTATAGGCTTGAAATCCTGCGGACAAATCCAGGCTCCACTGTAATGTTCAAGTGTAATGAAGGCATATTTCGAGGTATGTACCTTTGCTTGGGTCCATTGAAGGCAGGTTTCATGGCAGGATGCAGGCCGATTATTTCTGTAGATGGTTGCTGGCTCAAGGGACAGTTTGGAGGACAACTGCTCTCAGCTGTGGGagtagatgcaaatgattgcatctatcccatagcATGGGCTGTGGTGGATAAAGAAAACTACGATAACTGGAGATGGTTCCTAGAGCTACTGGCAATAGATTTGGAAATTAATAACGGTCATGGATTTGCTTTTATGAGTGATAGACAAAAGGTTAGATTTCCTAACACTTTATGTAGTGACATATGCAATGTTTTGCAAATATGCCAATGA